The Chitinivorax sp. B DNA window GACATCGATCTGGCATTGCTGGTGGACGGCTTACAGGCAGAACGCGAACAGGGCATTACCATTGATGTAGCGTATCGTTACTTCTCCACCGACAAGCGCAAGTTCATCATTGCCGATTGTCCGGGGCATGAACAATACACCCGCAATATGGCCACCGGTGCCTCCACCAGCAACTTGGCCATCATCCTGATCGATGCCCGCCGTGGCGTGCAAACCCAAACCCGCCGCCACAGCTACATCGTCAGCTTGCTTGGCATCAAGCATGTCATCGTCGCCATCAACAAGATGGACTTGGTGGACTTCGACGAGGCCGTATTCAACCGCATCCGCGATGAATACCTGCAGTTTGCCGAACAACTGGCCATACCGGACATCCATTTCGTCCCCCTGTCAGCTTTGAAAGGCGACAACGTGGTGTCGGCATCGGCCAGAGCACCTTGGTATCAAGGCCCCACCTTGATGGCATTGCTGGAGAGCATTGAAGTCAACCAAGACGTGCACCTGAACTCGTTCCGCCTGCCCGTGCAATACGTCAACCGGCCCAATCTGGATTTCCGTGGCTTCTGTGGCACCGTCGCAGCCGGTGAAATTCACCCAGGTGATGCAGTCGTTGCGTTGCCGTCTGGCAAATCCAGCAAAGTAAAAGCCGTGGTCACCGCAGATGGCGACCTGCCACGGGCGTTTGCCGGCCAGGCGATCACCCTCACATTGGAAGACGAAATCGACATCTCGCGTGGCGACATGATCGTCAAAGCCAACGAAACGCAACCGAACGTATCGAATGCATTCGACGCCCACATTGTGTGGATGAATGAAACACCATTACAGGCCGGCAAGGAATATGCCTTCAAGCTGGCGGGAAAACAGGTATTCGGCCGGGTCGAGCGGATCTTGCACCGCATCGACGTCAACACCTTAACCGAATCGGACGCCGAACAGCTGGCCCTCAACGAAATCGGCCTGTGCCGCATCGCCGTGAACGCTTCCGTAGTATTCGACCCCTACCGCGAAAGCCGCAGCACCGGCAGCCTGATCATCATCGACCGCCTGAGCAACGCCACCGCCGGCGCCGGCATGATCAGCGCCGCCGCCACGGCACAAGCCGCCTCTGCCGACTTGGACGAACTCAGCCGCTTGCGCGCATTTGAAGTCGAGCTGAATGCCTTGGTTAGAAAGTACTTTCCTGGCTGGGAGGCCAAAGACATCAGCAAACTGCGCTGAACCACCCTGCCCGTTGAACTTGGGTTGACGGGCAGGTTTTTCTCCTGCAACACCATCCCATCCAGGCAGACTACCCATCTCCCCAATCCGCAATGACAGGGCCGAGCATTCAAATCACCATCACCATTGATGATGCACTGTACGAACAAGCACTGGAATTAGCTGGCCCTGCCATGGACAAAGCGGATCTCATTCAAGCAGCCCTAAAGACTTTCATTCACA harbors:
- the cysN gene encoding sulfate adenylyltransferase subunit CysN translates to MSHQSDLIADDILAYLKQHENKDLLRFITCGNVDDGKSTLIGRLLHDSKLIFEDQLAAIQRDSQKYNTTDDDIDLALLVDGLQAEREQGITIDVAYRYFSTDKRKFIIADCPGHEQYTRNMATGASTSNLAIILIDARRGVQTQTRRHSYIVSLLGIKHVIVAINKMDLVDFDEAVFNRIRDEYLQFAEQLAIPDIHFVPLSALKGDNVVSASARAPWYQGPTLMALLESIEVNQDVHLNSFRLPVQYVNRPNLDFRGFCGTVAAGEIHPGDAVVALPSGKSSKVKAVVTADGDLPRAFAGQAITLTLEDEIDISRGDMIVKANETQPNVSNAFDAHIVWMNETPLQAGKEYAFKLAGKQVFGRVERILHRIDVNTLTESDAEQLALNEIGLCRIAVNASVVFDPYRESRSTGSLIIIDRLSNATAGAGMISAAATAQAASADLDELSRLRAFEVELNALVRKYFPGWEAKDISKLR
- a CDS encoding type II toxin-antitoxin system VapB family antitoxin, whose translation is MQITITIDDALYEQALELAGPAMDKADLIQAALKTFIHIQTAKRLAALGGTMPTMQAIKRRDEPSDAA